The proteins below are encoded in one region of Brachyspira intermedia PWS/A:
- a CDS encoding dihydroorotate dehydrogenase electron transfer subunit — protein sequence MFLEDGIIINNIQISNDKYLLRIKSKESYKHSKAGQFFMLKSNTFLRRPISLHYIDNDILEFYYQVKGEGTKYLSKLKENDNISIQGPLGNGFDTNINNKKILIVAGGMGIAPIKLLIEKLNNSNNSITLIMGGADSSAIKIMDRFNTNNIDLHITTDDGSVGDKCNTVDKTKELLKEKTFDIIYTCGPTVMMKALIKVAKENNILCYASLEERMACGVNACLGCNIEIKDEKSGYTLKKVCHDGPVFNAELLNF from the coding sequence ATGTTTTTAGAAGACGGTATTATAATAAATAATATACAAATATCAAATGATAAGTATCTGCTTAGAATAAAATCAAAAGAAAGCTATAAACATTCAAAAGCAGGACAATTTTTCATGCTTAAAAGCAATACTTTTTTAAGACGCCCTATAAGCCTGCATTATATTGATAATGATATACTTGAATTTTATTATCAGGTAAAAGGAGAAGGTACAAAGTATTTATCAAAATTAAAAGAAAATGACAATATTAGTATTCAAGGGCCATTAGGCAATGGATTTGATACAAATATCAATAATAAAAAAATATTAATAGTAGCAGGCGGAATGGGAATAGCCCCTATTAAACTTTTAATAGAAAAATTAAACAATTCCAACAACTCTATAACATTGATAATGGGCGGTGCTGATTCAAGTGCAATAAAAATAATGGATAGATTCAATACCAATAATATTGATTTACACATTACAACTGATGACGGTTCTGTAGGAGATAAATGCAATACAGTTGATAAAACTAAAGAATTATTAAAAGAAAAAACTTTTGATATTATATACACTTGCGGTCCTACAGTTATGATGAAAGCTTTAATAAAAGTTGCTAAAGAAAATAATATACTTTGCTATGCTTCACTCGAAGAGAGAATGGCTTGCGGAGTTAATGCATGCTTAGGATGCAATATAGAAATAAAAGATGAAAAGTCTGGATATACACTTAAAAAAGTTTGTCATGACGGCCCTGTATTCAATGCTGAATTATTAA